TGTCCCGCACGGCCAAAATGGTGGTGCCGTGAAACCGCAACGGCTGGCTGGTGGATTCTTGCGTCATGGGTTCAGTTTTCTTTCTACCTATTCGGTAATCAATAAAAAAAACGGCATCTGTTCCGGCGCGATTTTTCGTTGGAGCGGCTTCCAGCCTCGATTCGCCCTAAAATTATCGCGGCTGGAAGCCGCTCCAACGTCTCCAATTCTTCCTTTCGGGCGTGTGACCATCGATGGTCTGAAAAGCTTTTTACGAAGCCATCAATCTAACGCCGCGGATGCGCCCGGTCGTACGCCGCCATCAGCCGGTCAATACTCACATGGGTGTACTTCTGGGTGGTCGACAGGCTCTTGTGGCCCAGCAGCTCCTGAACGGTTCTCAGGTCCGCCCCCGCGTCGAGCATGTGGGTGGCGAAACTGTGCCGGATCCCGTGGGGCGATATAGGCACCGCCAGGCTGCACTTGCGCACCAGGTCCTCCAGAATCCGGGCCACGGAGCGGGTGCTGAGCCGCCCCCTGTTCTTGTTGAGAAACAGCGGACCGTCGGTCTGCATGTCGATTCCGGTTTTCTCCAGCAACGTCTCCCGATAGTCCCGGATACGCGCCAGGGCCTTTTCTCCCACCGGCACGATACGCTCCTTGCTGCCCTTGCCGACCACCCGCAGGCAGCCGCTGGCAAAATCCACGTCGAAGACGTTGAGCCCGGTCAACTCGGATACGCGGATACCCGATCCGTAAAGGACCTCGAACAGGGCCCGGTTGCGCCGCCCCAGCAGGGTATCCTCAGTGGTGCGGTCCAGCAGACGGAACATGTCGTCCACGGACAGGTAGGACGGCATCCGCCGGATGTGCTTGGGCGTCAGGATCGTCGCCGTGGGGTCTTCGTCCGTCAACCGGTGCCGCACCAGGTGGCGAAAAAAGGATCGCAGGGCAGACAGCTTGCGGGCGATGGTGGCCTTCTCGTTTTTGCGGTGCAGCATCCCCAGGTATCCGCGCACCGTCAGGCTGTCGATTTTATCGACGGGAATGGACCGGGAGGCTTCTTTATCGCCCTCACCCGCCGACCCGGCGGCATAGTCGGCAAATTCGTTGAGATCGTGGCCATAGGCCCGGATGGTATTGGCCGAGTACCCTTTCTCCGCGGCCAGAGCCTGGAGAAAAAGATCGATCTGTTCTTCCAGTCCGGGCCTGTTCATGGGTAGTCGATTCGCCCTTCGAGTTCCGGCCAGGACGCCACCTGCAGGTAATCGTGGGGTTCCCGGTTCCAGGGCTGGGAGAAAACGACGGGCGCTATGCCGGCAGCCTTGAGCAAATGGCAGGTATCCAGGCGGTCCTCCACGAACCAGCGCACGCCGTTTTGAAGCAGCACATCGGTTTTGGCCTCGAAGGAACCGGTGGCGACGATCTGTGCCCGGTGGTGCTGCCCGTCGAGCAAGCGGTCCATCCAATCGGCGATGGGGCCAGGATCGGGACGGGCCGTTACCATCAGCACCCGGCCCGTGGTTTCGGCAATACGCCTGAGCACTGCCCCTGACCCGGGATAAGGTTTCAGCTCGGCCCGGTAGCGGCCCTCCAGGATGCGGGCAATGGCCCCTTGGAGGGTATCCTCGTCCAGGTCCAGGCATTGATCCAGTTGGTAGTTGGTGATGTCTTCGTATCGCACCGTATGGACATCGTAATGGTCGGCCAGGATGTCCAGAAAAAGGTGCATGGTGTCGGCGATAACGCCGTCGATGTCAAAAGCCAAAACTGCCGGATCGATCATGGTTCTTCCAGTCCGTCCGCCGGGGGTTGTCAGCCGGCCCGGCGCGTCTTTTTTTTCAGGCGGGAAATCTTGCGCCGCAGGATGTCGCTCTGTTTGCGGTTCTTTTCCGATGCCAGCGCCT
This window of the uncultured Desulfosarcina sp. genome carries:
- a CDS encoding tyrosine recombinase XerC — translated: MNRPGLEEQIDLFLQALAAEKGYSANTIRAYGHDLNEFADYAAGSAGEGDKEASRSIPVDKIDSLTVRGYLGMLHRKNEKATIARKLSALRSFFRHLVRHRLTDEDPTATILTPKHIRRMPSYLSVDDMFRLLDRTTEDTLLGRRNRALFEVLYGSGIRVSELTGLNVFDVDFASGCLRVVGKGSKERIVPVGEKALARIRDYRETLLEKTGIDMQTDGPLFLNKNRGRLSTRSVARILEDLVRKCSLAVPISPHGIRHSFATHMLDAGADLRTVQELLGHKSLSTTQKYTHVSIDRLMAAYDRAHPRR
- a CDS encoding haloacid dehalogenase, with translation MIDPAVLAFDIDGVIADTMHLFLDILADHYDVHTVRYEDITNYQLDQCLDLDEDTLQGAIARILEGRYRAELKPYPGSGAVLRRIAETTGRVLMVTARPDPGPIADWMDRLLDGQHHRAQIVATGSFEAKTDVLLQNGVRWFVEDRLDTCHLLKAAGIAPVVFSQPWNREPHDYLQVASWPELEGRIDYP